The sequence GAGTTAcccatctttttattttttatttcagtgaccTTCAAACAGATACGCATGAAGGAACGCGGACTGATTAGGTTTTATCCCCGAGCAGTCCATCCATTTCTGTTGTCACATACATTTTACAGAAGACGTCTGTGGCTGTTTAGGTTCAACTGCAGAGAGTGAGGGGTTGACTGAAGCCTGGTCTGTCGTTATAAATCAGCtattgtccaaaaaaaaaaaaaaaaaatgtgtgcattaaAAGCTGCCATagtgaaataaatgattttgcTGTGAAATTATCTGACAATTATCAGAGCAGCACAACCTCTGTTATCTTAAGTGTTATCCACTGTTTCAGTAAAATAAGTACATCAGTTGAGTAAATGTAGTTGGTTACTTTCCACACGGATAAATGAGCTCGTCTGCAACTTTTAATATATGAGAACTGTCATGcttatttttaaatgctgtcTTCTTTCAATAATTCAGCACTCAAAAGCTCAAAAGGTGTACATTAAACTGCTTTGAAACAAAGATTAAACATTGGTTAGAACCAATGATATATTTTGAGAGAAATTAACTAAAAAAAGGATAAATGAAGTTCTTAAGCATCAGTCATCTATAAAATTCATATTTATTCAGTACTACATATTGCTGAAAAACTGTAGTTTTTTTGTACTTCTTAAAAATGAATGGCATAATTTATGTtatatttaagattttaagaaaAACCAAGTGCGAAATTATGTTAATATTatgttaaaatattatattttccTATCAATTGTTATTTATCTTTACGTACAGTTTTAATAATTCAGATTTGTTAAAGCAATGTGCGAGCATCGCTACATTTGCAGTTAAAATTTGCAGTGTTGAATATCCACTTACTGGAACGTCTCCTAACTTCAACCAGGATGATTGACGGGCCTTCGGACCAATCACAGTTCAGCTTTTCAAACGTTGAGCGACGTAGAACGTGAAAGAACGTCATGCGTTTCAGTAAACCGGAAGTGCCGGCAGAGGCTTTGAGCTGTGTTTTATCCTTCTTGAATACTACTCGTTTTGGAAAAGGTACGATTTGTATACATTTACGAAACGGCGTTGAACGTGTAGTAGCAGCTTCGTGTTGTTTTAAACTAGCTTTTAAATAGGatattcttgttgtttttataacATTCATGTGCCTGCTATTCAAGAGTGTCGCTAGCCAGCTAGGCTAACAAGTGATGTTGAGTGTTCGTGTATCTGCATCTATTTGCAGTCACTCTTAACTGTAGGTTTATTGATCGGCGATCCATTTTGACTGTCGGCAACTTACATTTGTCTCCCGTCAGGTGTCATCATGTCAAAGCAGCCGCTGGGAAAGACACTTTTGAGGAATGTAATCCGCCAAACAGGTGCCCACAACAAGGTGCGTTTGAGATCTTGTGTTTGCGTGACAAATGGGAAACGTACTCAGTTTCCAATTTATTAGGTATACTAAGCCAAAACTAATGTAGCTTATAATATATATCCTATAATGCTCTGTCTTTGTCGGAGCTGTTTTAGAAAGCTCATTCAATTTAATAAACATGTTGGTGGTTGTTGTTCCTGTATTCTCTATACCCCCTTTGACCCTCATTTTCGTCCCTGAGCAATCTggtaattattttctcaattaattgattgttctataaaatgtcagaagtgAGTTTTAAAATGTATCAGACAAAGAATTTAAGCAAATCCTCCCATTTGAAAGGCAGGCACTACTAATTAGAAAGGCAGGCACTATTTGGCATTTATGCTTAGTTTAAAAAACACTCGACTGATGCGGTGATTCAAATTCTAGTCCTGGTTTCAGATGTCATTAAACTAACCATCATATAAATGCAGGGCTGCGATACTGACATGTGAGCAGATTCACAAACTgaatttttcagaaaataatatGCAGCTTTTTCTCGAGGAATGTAATTTAAATCCTGTATGCTTGGATGGTTTTGGTGAATTCAaagaaagcatttaaaaatatgtctgtgagtgtcagtgtgtgaagtgtgtgtgtgtgtgtgtgtgtgtctgggcagTCTTTAACATACTTACTCATGTCGACACCCTGCAGATCCAGGAGGAGACGGAGATGTGGAAAATGCGAAGCTGGGAGGTCCAAATGTCCCAGTGCAAACAATCGTCCAACACAGAGAGTGTGAGGTGGGAACAGTGAACGCACCACAGCTATTTTGGGACTGCGTTTCTTCATGTTTAGAGAGCTGGTCTTGTATGTTGCTCTTTTGATTTACTGATGATTGTTGATTTCCAGGGGGCGATTGCACTGTGATCGAGTGCCAGATCAAGGCAGGGACCTGAGTCAGAGCAGAGTCTCAGAACATGACGACAGAGAGACTCGTTACTGGACTCGCAAACTGTATGAATTTGAGGCCAATGATCCTGACAGGTACAATTCACAACTAAACATTCATCCAAGTATGTTCTAGCTTCTCGCACTTTTTGCTTGATTTCtggaaaaataacaagaaaagaATTGCTTTCCTTATTTGTATTCTATCCGCActataatgtaaaatgtaggGGAGCTGGACAAGAATGACAAATTTACATCTTTATCTGACGTGTTGACGTCACAGGTGGGGACACAGTGGCTTCAAGGAGCTTTATCCAGAGGAGTTTCAAAATGACGGGTAAGCAAAAGTTCAGCACTTCATCAAATAAGCAAGAGATGAGACCAGAACGACATAAGcagctctgttttatttaaagggGGGGCACTCCAGAGATTTGGTGCTGTGCTTCCACAAGGCTGGGGGTCAGGCGAGAaagatttgaaaaataattgttGCAGGGGTTGGGATAACATGACTTTTGGTCCCCGAGGTCCAGCTCAAAAACATACGGTCCCTACAACTTCCAGCTGGgaatgaaattaaaatcaaatttatcATCTGTCCAAGATGACCTAAACAACAtgagggtttttatttttcaagtagGATTTCAGTAAAAACTTTGAGCTCTCCAAACCAAAGCTAAGATGACCATGATGATATGTAGGGTTATTATTTCATACTATAGAGCTTCTCCAGAGCCCCAGAGGAGATTATTAACGCTTTTCAGTAGCCAAGTGGTGCCCCTTATGACAAGTAAACTGATCTTGGTGTGTttttgctcctctctgtctaccCTGCATCAATTTtgttccatttgtttttttctttagtgaAAGGAACAGCGGCAGAAAGAAGATTGCACGCCACAAAACGTCCAAGTCTGACAAGTCCAAGTCTGACACAGAAGCAAGCTTATCAAAACGATCAAAAAAATGCtccagaaaaaagaaaaagaagaagaaagatgagGACAGAAGGCGTAAGAAAGCGGACTGCTCGAGCAGCGGTGATGACAGCAGCACGACCAAagacaagcagaggaggaaaaggactAAAAGCCgacataaaaacaagaaaaatgcaaaagccagaaggagagaagaggacagcaGCCCAGGGGacagtaatgatgatgaagacagggagagaaggaCTCGCAGTCGCAAAAGGCGAAAGCAGGACTCCCCCAGAGACTCGGACTCGGGGCCGAACttaaaaaagaagaggaggaaaaactggAAAGCAGCAGATGAGGAGAGCTCACACGATAGTTCTGGAGACTAAGGTTTACAGACACGATGGGACCCACAGCTCAGGTAAAGATCAGGAAAACTACAACCTATTCTTTTGTTCGCCTTAACTTCTCAGAGGGCTTTCCTGCGCCGGGCCGTTCTGTATCTGTTAGACATCAGCAGACCCGTGCTGTCGGGGGTGCTGGTGCTGCAGCAACCTCATCCACCTGTGCGGAGGCttaaagcacagcacagcagtgcaGACAGCGTGAAGAagggtgaggatgaggagggggaggggaggggagggcgGTATCCAACGCCTGCCTCGCGAAGAACTCTGTCAGCTGCAGGCTCATTGATTTGATCATTGACTCTCGCCTCACGAGGAGAACGTCCTGTCCTGATCTGaccattgtttcttttttttgtagaacatttttatttaagaacagaagacaaattATGCAACTTGTCCCCATAAACTCTGATGGaattttcactttgcttttattcacttttttttagtttttaatgttttaatatttttatgcaGATCAttgaaaaaggagagaaacaaacatttgttttgccatttt comes from Scatophagus argus isolate fScaArg1 chromosome 5, fScaArg1.pri, whole genome shotgun sequence and encodes:
- the nkapd1 gene encoding NKAP domain containing 1, with amino-acid sequence MSKQPLGKTLLRNVIRQTGAHNKIQEETEMWKMRSWEVQMSQCKQSSNTESVRGRLHCDRVPDQGRDLSQSRVSEHDDRETRYWTRKLYEFEANDPDRWGHSGFKELYPEEFQNDGERNSGRKKIARHKTSKSDKSKSDTEASLSKRSKKCSRKKKKKKKDEDRRRKKADCSSSGDDSSTTKDKQRRKRTKSRHKNKKNAKARRREEDSSPGDSNDDEDRERRTRSRKRRKQDSPRDSDSGPNLKKKRRKNWKAADEESSHDSSGD